ccccaaaggggggtggatttgggggtggtccgTGATGTCCCccacaaaccaccatttataagggtgtggaaacgtgccagccttctcgctattctccgaaaggggtagacacaaggcggtgtgccagtaaggacgttggccccaaaggggggtggatttgggggtggtccgTGATGTCCCccacaaaccaccatttataagggtgtggaaacgtgccagccttctcgctattctccgaaaggggtagacacaaggcggtgtgccagtaaggacgttggccccaaaggggggtggatttgggggtggtcccacgATGAGAGGGgagaaagagtgccagcgaggacgctgggccgtgaaggggtgaattgtgatgtcccccacaaaccaccatttggaaaccttcccctaggagatgtgttttaaagctttgaggggaagcccgacaggaaaagcccaaagaaacaatatcggtggtattatttttagattatatttttataatagttAATTTAGCCCTTTTCTAATTTGTGTAACCATTTATGGTATTATTTCCCAGAGTTTCCATAATTTGGGATCTGggtgacacaatcgcactttcgaaggcagcggactagcgattgtgcggcactcactttccagcgacaagtgagttaagccaatttgttcttgcgtcgcctacggccaagcgacgtacggtcgagcctctagcctcggttttaaaagaagattttagaaaacgaggagagagcgagatttttgaaagagagattttagaaagagacgttatataagcaagcaagagaaagataacaacggcttagcatatataaccttgggtagggagaagttgacgactagtcatatccccctatagtacattctgggccattttagttctggcaggcctagacatgattttcttgaggtgtcatacgctctagaattacaaagggaaaaacactagaatgaaaagacatgacaagggtttggcttgtcatgggcatgcggccatgggcaacaggCCCTGGAcaggcatgaccgtgacactggGCACcttcaatttaatattaactataaaagaatttgaacaaTTTGGAATTGCATGATACGGCGTCGTTTCACGTTGGCGCCAAATTTGTCTCTAGAGATTTAATAAAACCCGAATCACGCTGAACAAGTGGAGCACAGTTGAGTACTAAGCTTGCGTTTCAAGCAATATAATACCCGAAAAGACTAAAACACCCTTCCGTCGCGGCTTATCCGCCGTCTCCCCGCCGCGGCAGATTTCTAGGAAGATTTCACTCCGAGAGCTTAACTGGTTGCCCTCCTTTCTTCACAGGAGATTCCCAAGGGTAAAAGATGGAGTGATCGAAGAACTTGCTCATACTCGGAAAGAATCATCAAGAATCCTCTGCGAATCTTCTCAGCCACCGACCGAGTCTTCCTCCGCTTAGATAGGCCCCAAATCTCGGGAGCGATCGAACCCTCTACGCCACTTGAAAACCACCATCTGGATTTTGGTACTTCATTAGGACTGTGCGAAGTGCGAACTTGAGACTAAGATGAGAAGAGGTTTAAGAAGCAAgcgggaaagaaaaaagaaatcgaaCAATGTGAAGGACGGAATCGAGAGCTTTTGGACGATTTGTCCATATTGCTATTATATCTACAAGTACCAGATAGTGTATCTCGACTGCTGTCTCCGGTGCCAGAACTGTCAAAGGGCTTTCCAGGCGGTCGCCATTAAAGGACCATTACCCAAGATTACAATGGTGGAGGGGAAGGAGCTGTATAATGTTAGTCTAgggttatttaaaatttgctACTCTTCTGAAGAGATTGCGGCTGCGGATgataaagaaacaaaggtcGATGTTGACAGTGAGACAACTGTAGGTTATGAAACTGAGGATTATATCGATGTCGATTCTGGTAGTAATAACATACAACGGAGAAGGGTGATTGCGAACCAGGAGAGCACATCGACCCATCTGAATCTCAAGGAATTTTGTGAAAAGTTGAAGGAGAAATTGGGTACTCTCGACGAGGATGATCGTGCAAAGCAAGAGATTTCTCAGTTACAGTCAAGATCTTGTGGGGAACTTTCAATCGTGCAGTCGGTGGGAACTGGGGAGACAATCAGAAGTGGGATTGAGAACAGACGTGGATTGATGGCTGCTGATCATTTGGACAATGAACTCAACGGGGAATATGAATGTGGCGAGATGGAATTTTGCATGGATAATGATGATATCTTCGTTGATTTACCAGAACTTTGATGTTGGAACTTGGAAGTAGCAGCTATAGTATCTGGAGTGCTGGTTTTTGTtcgttttcaaattatttcgTTATTGTTGAAAACTGGTGACTGAATACTGGAAAGTTCTCTCTTGATGTATGAAAAGAGGTCCTCGCTTTGTAAGTTCTATTCATCCCTTAATATATTGTTATTACTGAAGTACAAGCCTGTTGCAGAATATTATGAATTGTGGGCAATATCTAGATTTTTGTATTGCATTTTCTCTAGCTTTCTATAGTACTGCTCAATCATTTCCAGGAAAATTCAGAAGTGGTAACTTCACATAGTTCTCTTGATTCAATGGATTACTTTAGTTGTGTCAATATGCCTGAAACAGAGTAATGGCTCTTATAGTTGATCACCTTATTTGATTGGATTTTTAATGGATGTCTGTTGCTCTATTCTTTGATAGCATGCTTTGTCTCCACAGATATCCAACCCAAATTATCGATATAGTCTTGTGATAAGAGAGTATATTGGACTAGTTTGAAGTGACTCTCCAAGTGCTTAGAAACCAATGACCACCCATCCTTTAGGTTGCAATTATCAGTCCTAAACATAACTAAGACAACTTCTGTCCAACGAGTAGCAGTAACTGGACTATCTTCCAAGCCACACACCTACTGTATAATGCTATCCCAAGATCCTTGACTGCATGGAACTTGTAGCTTGTAAGAGATGAAGGGACTCCTAGGAGTATAGGTCGAGGCGGAGATGGGATTTAAGTTATACAATGTGGGGTTGTGATATTTGTCAAAGATAATGAAATACTTTAGATGAAACTTCTGATGGTGTTAGTGCATTCTTGAATTGGAACTGTACAATAAGATATGTAATGAAATGTTATGAACATTATCATCTACCATTGGTAAATTCTGTTCATGCGGATGGCTGAGATGTGATTTGGTTGAATCACTCCGAGTCTCCATATCTTATCATTATAAATACAGAATCAAAATGCATGATAAATGGGaattatgttttgttctcaaaAGTAAATGGCAATTATGAGATTGGATATTATACAATCATCTTTAAGCACAGGAATAAAGCAATTAATTAGTTCTCCCTCACTCTGAAAATGGAGAATTTCAGTGTACAAAAAAACCTCAATAGTCATACTTTGCAGCAATTACTGCTATTCTCTTCCCTTCCAGAAAGGTGCAACTGAAAGGCGAACCTTGTTACCCCATGGTTTTACTGCACCAGGTAACTATTGGAGACCACTTAAcaattcttttccttttagatACTtaacctttttcatttttcttcttcttcactgtATAGATGTCGTTTGATTGTCTGAACAGGTCATGCAGTCCATGCAGAGCTACCCAACTGCAGGAACTATGGAACGGATCTATCCTCAATGGCAACCTCCAACAATCAAGAATTACAGCCCAATCTCATCCTTGCCAAGGAAGGAGCCTAAATTATATGCAGCCCAGAAGCACCGCCTGGCAGAGCAGAACAGAAGGAACAGAATCAGCGGCCAATATGCCACCCTCCGTGCCATCCTCCCCAGCCTATCCAAAGTAAGTCCCAACTTCCTTAAAAATCTATCTcgaattgatatttaaaacCCACACGTTAAACTTTGTGTGTACTGAcacttgaaaagaaatggTTATGGACACAGACGGATAAGCGTAAGCACAAAAAGGCTTTTGTGCTTGCTGAGACAATCCGTAGGGTGAAGGAGCTTAAGAAGCTTGTATCGGAAAAGACAGCAGCCAATCGAGGGGTCAAGGAATGTGGGATCCCTAGTGGGGCAAATAGGTTGAGCTTAGAAAACTGTGATGGTGTTGAAGGGATGGTGAAGGCTGTTATGAGCTGCGAAGACAGGCAGGACATCATGGCAGAATTGGGGAAAGCACTGAAAACAGTGAAGATGAAAGTGGTGAGAGCAGAGATGGTGACTGTGGGTGGAAGGAACAAGTTTGTTCTGTGGATGCAAGGCCCTAAAGAAGGACCTGCAGCAGGAGGGGTTAAGAGGGCTTTGGATGCTGTTATGAGAAAGCCTTCATGGATTGCTAGAAAACCCAGAACTGATTGGCATACCCGACTCCCAACACCTAACAGGTACGGCTATTGAAAATGTCTGTTCTTTCTCTAAGTAACATAATTAGCAGTTTGTAATTAGTTGTGATGGCCTTTCTGGAGCCATCCAGCCTCTAATATCAATACTATCGGGACATAATACCGAAAATTATACGTAATTGCCGACCTTTTTCCCCTCATTTTGTGATTCTTCTGTAAGTAGTTAAGTTCACTTAGATTTGGAAAAAGCTTGCCTCTTTCCAATTCAAAACCATGGCTGCTTTCAAGGGTTGCTTTAAGTTATTGTTGTTTGTAACCTTGTCATTGGCTTGCATCAACATGAGCTTCGCTACTCGTGGTCGCCTTCTCGGTACACCAGCAGCTCCACCTCCAGTTCCTCCGCTGCCATTCCCTCCAAAATCCTTGCTGCCACTGCCCAAGGCCACATTACCACCGCTACCATCCACACCAACATTGCCTCCCCTTCCGACGATTCAACCGCTGCCGAAGCCTCCCTTGCCTCCATTTCCTTCAGCACCAACAATGGCAAAGGCTACCTTGCCCCCTATGCCACCATTACCAACAATTCCCTCAGTTCCTACCACACCAACAACCGTGCCATTGCCGCCGGCCTTTCCTTTCTCATCACTGCCCCCATCCAAGGATCCATTACTTTGCAATGACGGTGGCCATTCACTTACCGAGCGAGATCTTGAAAGGGCATATGGAGTGCAAGCCAACAAACGCAAAAGCAGAGAGGGTAACAGGAATACAGGTCAGGAATGAGAATCAAAAACGAAGGAACAGAAAGCTTGGAAAAGCATAAAAACAGGTGGGAGAGCAAAGAGAATTGACTGCCATAGCCTTCATTCTTTGCATTCATCATCACTACGAatcatccaatttttttaagtaaaactTATCTCCTTAGATcactattaaaaatttaaaaactatttattttttgactctttttaaaaaattctcacTTTATTTGGacattcttctcttttacttattaaaacaaaatttgtagaactaaaaacaaaacaaaacaaggtATGAgctaagtttttgtttttttcttatatatggAAGAGACATAGACTTAAATCATGTTTGACTATTTGCATTGTGGGATTTTCACACGTAGATTTGAGATGAAAAtgaacatttcttataaagatgagaggaaaatgaagcatttcttataacgatgtgaaaacatctccctaaaCAGATGTGTTTCAAAACCGTGAGCCTaacggtgatacataacgggtcaaaggtttgggctattacaaatggtattagagtcaaataTCTGCTAccgtatcagagccagacaccaagcagTGATCAGAGAAGATGTGGGTGTCCAGGGGAAACGTGGGCGTGTGTTACACGCATTGACTTGCCAAAactttgacttttttatttagtctcttttaacttaaaataaattattacaacGCTGATTAAGCAagtaatgaatattttaattagtttaattagAGTTGAAAATATGAATTCTAGTTGCATTCctaatcttcttcttgtttcttttttatttttgaaaaatcattcTTTAATCTTTATGAGATAGATATTTAGTtgttttaagtaattttttattcgtCCAATTATGGTGGACACTTGACTTTCTTGTTTAGGTCTTAATTTTCCCTCCACCTTCATTTACTTTGGTTTTTTAAGACTtgtctaaataataataaaaataaaagcaattaAATGATAACATTTGACTTTATATGcatcaattcttttaattacatttgaatccaaataagacaatatttactagccgTAAactgttatatatatatatatactctcCTTAGATTCAAAagtccaaataaaataatattagttCACTAATAATTTTAGCTAACAGTGGTACggttacatatatattttaattaattaaatttaaaattgaattatatttaactcgaggataattaaattattattatgcaatataattttattttatacgcattaa
This sequence is a window from Cucurbita pepo subsp. pepo cultivar mu-cu-16 chromosome LG19, ASM280686v2, whole genome shotgun sequence. Protein-coding genes within it:
- the LOC111781916 gene encoding transcription factor bHLH131-like; this translates as MYEKRSSLSITAILFPSRKVQLKGEPCYPMVLLHQVMQSMQSYPTAGTMERIYPQWQPPTIKNYSPISSLPRKEPKLYAAQKHRLAEQNRRNRISGQYATLRAILPSLSKTDKRKHKKAFVLAETIRRVKELKKLVSEKTAANRGVKECGIPSGANRLSLENCDGVEGMVKAVMSCEDRQDIMAELGKALKTVKMKVVRAEMVTVGGRNKFVLWMQGPKEGPAAGGVKRALDAVMRKPSWIARKPRTDWHTRLPTPNRYGY
- the LOC111781682 gene encoding RNA-binding protein 12-like, whose amino-acid sequence is MAAFKGCFKLLLFVTLSLACINMSFATRGRLLGTPAAPPPVPPLPFPPKSLLPLPKATLPPLPSTPTLPPLPTIQPLPKPPLPPFPSAPTMAKATLPPMPPLPTIPSVPTTPTTVPLPPAFPFSSLPPSKDPLLCNDGGHSLTERDLERAYGVQANKRKSREGNRNTGQE